Proteins encoded within one genomic window of Papio anubis isolate 15944 chromosome X, Panubis1.0, whole genome shotgun sequence:
- the FOXP3 gene encoding forkhead box protein P3 isoform X7 — translation MCPATVIPASLPLDKDPMPNPRPGKPSAPSLALGPSPGASPSWRAAPKASDLLGARGPGGIFQGRDLRGGAHASSSSLNPMPPSQLQLSTVDAHARTPVLQVHPLESPAMISLPPPTTATGVFSLKARPGLPPGINVASLEWVSREPALLCTFPNPGAPRKDSTLSAMPQSSYPLLANGVCKWPGCEKVFEEPEDFLKHCQADHLLDEKGRAQCLLQREMVQSLEQQLVLEKEKLSAMQAHLAGKMALTKASSVASSDKGSCCIVAAGSQGSAVPAWSGPREAPDSLFAVRRHLWGSHGNSTFPEFLHNMDYFKFHNMRPPFTYATLIRWAILEAPEKQRTLNEIYHWFTRMFAFFRNHPATWKNAIRHNLSLHKCFVRVESEKGAVWTVDELEFRKKRSQRPSRCSNPTPGP, via the exons ATGTGCCCAGCTACCGTGATTCCAGCCAG CCTGCCCTTGGACAAGGACCCGATGCCCAACCCCAGGCCAGGCAAGCCCTCGGCCCCTTCCTTGGCCCTTGGCCCATCCCCAGGAGCCTCACCCAGCTGGAGGGCTGCGCCCAAAGCCTCAGACCTGCTGGGGGCCCGGGGCCCTGGGGGAATCTTCCAGGGCCGAGATCTTCGAGGCGGGGCTcatgcctcctcttcctccttgaaCCCTATGCCACCATCGCAGCTGCAG CTCTCAACGGTGGATGCCCACGCCCGGACCCCTGTGCTGCAGGTGCACCCCCTGGAGAGCCCAGCCATGATCAGCCTCCCACCACCCACCACTGCCACTGGGGTCTTCTCCCTCAAGGCCCGGCCTGGCCTCCCACCTG GGATCAACGTGGCCAGCCTGGAATGGGTGTCCAGGGAACCAGCACTGCTCTGCACCTTCCCAAATCCTGGTGCACCCAGGAAGGACAG CACCCTTTCGGCCATGCCCCAGAGCTCCTACCCACTGCTGGCAAATGGTGTCTGCAAGTGGCCCGGATGTGAGAAGGTCTTCGAAGAGCCAGAGGACTTCCTCAA GCACTGCCAAGCAGACCATCTTCTGGATGAGAAGGGCAGGGCACAATGTCTCCTCCAGAGAGAGATGGTACAGTCTCTGGAGCAGCAG CTGGTGCTGGAGAAGGAGAAGCTGAGTGCTATGCAGGCCCACCTGGCTGGGAAAATGGCACTGACCAAGGCTTCATCTGTG GCATCATCTGACAAGGGCTCCTGCTGCATTGTAGCTGCTGGCAGCCAAGGCAGTGCCGTCCCAGCCTGGTCTGGCCCCCGGGAGGCCCCTGACAGCCTGTTTGCTGTGCGGAGGCACCTGTGGGGTAGCCATGGAAACAGCACATTCCCAG AGTTCCTTCACAACATGGACTACTTCAAGTTCCACAATATGCGACCCCCTTTCACCTATGCCACGCTCATCCGCTGG GCCATCCTGGAGGCTCCAGAGAAGCAGCGGACACTCAATGAGATCTACCACTGGTTCACACGCATGTTCGCCTTCTTCAGAAACCATCCTGCCACCTGGAAG AATGCCATCCGCCACAACCTGAGCCTGCACAAGTGCTTTGTGCGGGTGGAGAGCGAGAAGGGGGCTGTGTGGACCGTGGATGAGTTGGAGTTCCGCAAGAAACGGAGCCAGAGGCCAAGCAGGTGTTCCAACCCTACACCTGGCCCCTGA
- the FOXP3 gene encoding forkhead box protein P3 isoform X3 has product MCPATVIPASLPLDKDPMPNPRPGKPSAPSLALGPSPGASPSWRAAPKASDLLGARGPGGIFQGRDLRGGAHASSSSLNPMPPSQLQLPTLPLVMVAPSGARLGPLPHLQALLQDRPHFMHQLSTVDAHARTPVLQVHPLESPAMISLPPPTTATGVFSLKARPGLPPGINVASLEWVSREPALLCTFPNPGAPRKDRSVDRAGKDPHPPIPSPDTLYPPSTLSAMPQSSYPLLANGVCKWPGCEKVFEEPEDFLKHCQADHLLDEKGRAQCLLQREMVQSLEQQLVLEKEKLSAMQAHLAGKMALTKASSVASSDKGSCCIVAAGSQGSAVPAWSGPREAPDSLFAVRRHLWGSHGNSTFPEFLHNMDYFKFHNMRPPFTYATLIRWAILEAPEKQRTLNEIYHWFTRMFAFFRNHPATWKNAIRHNLSLHKCFVRVESEKGAVWTVDELEFRKKRSQRPSRCSNPTPGP; this is encoded by the exons ATGTGCCCAGCTACCGTGATTCCAGCCAG CCTGCCCTTGGACAAGGACCCGATGCCCAACCCCAGGCCAGGCAAGCCCTCGGCCCCTTCCTTGGCCCTTGGCCCATCCCCAGGAGCCTCACCCAGCTGGAGGGCTGCGCCCAAAGCCTCAGACCTGCTGGGGGCCCGGGGCCCTGGGGGAATCTTCCAGGGCCGAGATCTTCGAGGCGGGGCTcatgcctcctcttcctccttgaaCCCTATGCCACCATCGCAGCTGCAG CTGCCCACACTGCCCCTAGTCATGGTGGCACCCTCCGGGGCACGGCTGGGCCCCTTGCCCCACTTACAGGCACTCCTCCAGGACAGGCCACATTTCATGCACCAG CTCTCAACGGTGGATGCCCACGCCCGGACCCCTGTGCTGCAGGTGCACCCCCTGGAGAGCCCAGCCATGATCAGCCTCCCACCACCCACCACTGCCACTGGGGTCTTCTCCCTCAAGGCCCGGCCTGGCCTCCCACCTG GGATCAACGTGGCCAGCCTGGAATGGGTGTCCAGGGAACCAGCACTGCTCTGCACCTTCCCAAATCCTGGTGCACCCAGGAAGGACAGGTCAGTGGACAGGGCTGGGAAGGATCCTCACCCTCCTATCCCCTCCCCTGACACCCTCTATCCCCCCAGCACCCTTTCGGCCATGCCCCAGAGCTCCTACCCACTGCTGGCAAATGGTGTCTGCAAGTGGCCCGGATGTGAGAAGGTCTTCGAAGAGCCAGAGGACTTCCTCAA GCACTGCCAAGCAGACCATCTTCTGGATGAGAAGGGCAGGGCACAATGTCTCCTCCAGAGAGAGATGGTACAGTCTCTGGAGCAGCAG CTGGTGCTGGAGAAGGAGAAGCTGAGTGCTATGCAGGCCCACCTGGCTGGGAAAATGGCACTGACCAAGGCTTCATCTGTG GCATCATCTGACAAGGGCTCCTGCTGCATTGTAGCTGCTGGCAGCCAAGGCAGTGCCGTCCCAGCCTGGTCTGGCCCCCGGGAGGCCCCTGACAGCCTGTTTGCTGTGCGGAGGCACCTGTGGGGTAGCCATGGAAACAGCACATTCCCAG AGTTCCTTCACAACATGGACTACTTCAAGTTCCACAATATGCGACCCCCTTTCACCTATGCCACGCTCATCCGCTGG GCCATCCTGGAGGCTCCAGAGAAGCAGCGGACACTCAATGAGATCTACCACTGGTTCACACGCATGTTCGCCTTCTTCAGAAACCATCCTGCCACCTGGAAG AATGCCATCCGCCACAACCTGAGCCTGCACAAGTGCTTTGTGCGGGTGGAGAGCGAGAAGGGGGCTGTGTGGACCGTGGATGAGTTGGAGTTCCGCAAGAAACGGAGCCAGAGGCCAAGCAGGTGTTCCAACCCTACACCTGGCCCCTGA
- the FOXP3 gene encoding forkhead box protein P3 isoform X9, whose amino-acid sequence MCDSFPLLFTQPALGQGPDAQPQARQALGPFLGPWPIPRSLTQLEGCAQSLRPAGGPGPWGNLPGPRSSRRGSCLLFLLEPYATIAAAGINVASLEWVSREPALLCTFPNPGAPRKDSTLSAMPQSSYPLLANGVCKWPGCEKVFEEPEDFLKHCQADHLLDEKGRAQCLLQREMVQSLEQQLVLEKEKLSAMQAHLAGKMALTKASSVASSDKGSCCIVAAGSQGSAVPAWSGPREAPDSLFAVRRHLWGSHGNSTFPEFLHNMDYFKFHNMRPPFTYATLIRWAILEAPEKQRTLNEIYHWFTRMFAFFRNHPATWKNAIRHNLSLHKCFVRVESEKGAVWTVDELEFRKKRSQRPSRCSNPTPGP is encoded by the exons ATGTGTGACTCCTTTCCCCTATTGTTTACACAGCCTGCCCTTGGACAAGGACCCGATGCCCAACCCCAGGCCAGGCAAGCCCTCGGCCCCTTCCTTGGCCCTTGGCCCATCCCCAGGAGCCTCACCCAGCTGGAGGGCTGCGCCCAAAGCCTCAGACCTGCTGGGGGCCCGGGGCCCTGGGGGAATCTTCCAGGGCCGAGATCTTCGAGGCGGGGCTcatgcctcctcttcctccttgaaCCCTATGCCACCATCGCAGCTGCAG GGATCAACGTGGCCAGCCTGGAATGGGTGTCCAGGGAACCAGCACTGCTCTGCACCTTCCCAAATCCTGGTGCACCCAGGAAGGACAG CACCCTTTCGGCCATGCCCCAGAGCTCCTACCCACTGCTGGCAAATGGTGTCTGCAAGTGGCCCGGATGTGAGAAGGTCTTCGAAGAGCCAGAGGACTTCCTCAA GCACTGCCAAGCAGACCATCTTCTGGATGAGAAGGGCAGGGCACAATGTCTCCTCCAGAGAGAGATGGTACAGTCTCTGGAGCAGCAG CTGGTGCTGGAGAAGGAGAAGCTGAGTGCTATGCAGGCCCACCTGGCTGGGAAAATGGCACTGACCAAGGCTTCATCTGTG GCATCATCTGACAAGGGCTCCTGCTGCATTGTAGCTGCTGGCAGCCAAGGCAGTGCCGTCCCAGCCTGGTCTGGCCCCCGGGAGGCCCCTGACAGCCTGTTTGCTGTGCGGAGGCACCTGTGGGGTAGCCATGGAAACAGCACATTCCCAG AGTTCCTTCACAACATGGACTACTTCAAGTTCCACAATATGCGACCCCCTTTCACCTATGCCACGCTCATCCGCTGG GCCATCCTGGAGGCTCCAGAGAAGCAGCGGACACTCAATGAGATCTACCACTGGTTCACACGCATGTTCGCCTTCTTCAGAAACCATCCTGCCACCTGGAAG AATGCCATCCGCCACAACCTGAGCCTGCACAAGTGCTTTGTGCGGGTGGAGAGCGAGAAGGGGGCTGTGTGGACCGTGGATGAGTTGGAGTTCCGCAAGAAACGGAGCCAGAGGCCAAGCAGGTGTTCCAACCCTACACCTGGCCCCTGA
- the FOXP3 gene encoding forkhead box protein P3 isoform X6: protein MCPATVIPASLPLDKDPMPNPRPGKPSAPSLALGPSPGASPSWRAAPKASDLLGARGPGGIFQGRDLRGGAHASSSSLNPMPPSQLQLPTLPLVMVAPSGARLGPLPHLQALLQDRPHFMHQLSTVDAHARTPVLQVHPLESPAMISLPPPTTATGVFSLKARPGLPPGINVASLEWVSREPALLCTFPNPGAPRKDSTLSAMPQSSYPLLANGVCKWPGCEKVFEEPEDFLKHCQADHLLDEKGRAQCLLQREMVQSLEQQLVLEKEKLSAMQAHLAGKMALTKASSVASSDKGSCCIVAAGSQGSAVPAWSGPREAPDSLFAVRRHLWGSHGNSTFPEFLHNMDYFKFHNMRPPFTYATLIRWAILEAPEKQRTLNEIYHWFTRMFAFFRNHPATWKNAIRHNLSLHKCFVRVESEKGAVWTVDELEFRKKRSQRPSRCSNPTPGP from the exons ATGTGCCCAGCTACCGTGATTCCAGCCAG CCTGCCCTTGGACAAGGACCCGATGCCCAACCCCAGGCCAGGCAAGCCCTCGGCCCCTTCCTTGGCCCTTGGCCCATCCCCAGGAGCCTCACCCAGCTGGAGGGCTGCGCCCAAAGCCTCAGACCTGCTGGGGGCCCGGGGCCCTGGGGGAATCTTCCAGGGCCGAGATCTTCGAGGCGGGGCTcatgcctcctcttcctccttgaaCCCTATGCCACCATCGCAGCTGCAG CTGCCCACACTGCCCCTAGTCATGGTGGCACCCTCCGGGGCACGGCTGGGCCCCTTGCCCCACTTACAGGCACTCCTCCAGGACAGGCCACATTTCATGCACCAG CTCTCAACGGTGGATGCCCACGCCCGGACCCCTGTGCTGCAGGTGCACCCCCTGGAGAGCCCAGCCATGATCAGCCTCCCACCACCCACCACTGCCACTGGGGTCTTCTCCCTCAAGGCCCGGCCTGGCCTCCCACCTG GGATCAACGTGGCCAGCCTGGAATGGGTGTCCAGGGAACCAGCACTGCTCTGCACCTTCCCAAATCCTGGTGCACCCAGGAAGGACAG CACCCTTTCGGCCATGCCCCAGAGCTCCTACCCACTGCTGGCAAATGGTGTCTGCAAGTGGCCCGGATGTGAGAAGGTCTTCGAAGAGCCAGAGGACTTCCTCAA GCACTGCCAAGCAGACCATCTTCTGGATGAGAAGGGCAGGGCACAATGTCTCCTCCAGAGAGAGATGGTACAGTCTCTGGAGCAGCAG CTGGTGCTGGAGAAGGAGAAGCTGAGTGCTATGCAGGCCCACCTGGCTGGGAAAATGGCACTGACCAAGGCTTCATCTGTG GCATCATCTGACAAGGGCTCCTGCTGCATTGTAGCTGCTGGCAGCCAAGGCAGTGCCGTCCCAGCCTGGTCTGGCCCCCGGGAGGCCCCTGACAGCCTGTTTGCTGTGCGGAGGCACCTGTGGGGTAGCCATGGAAACAGCACATTCCCAG AGTTCCTTCACAACATGGACTACTTCAAGTTCCACAATATGCGACCCCCTTTCACCTATGCCACGCTCATCCGCTGG GCCATCCTGGAGGCTCCAGAGAAGCAGCGGACACTCAATGAGATCTACCACTGGTTCACACGCATGTTCGCCTTCTTCAGAAACCATCCTGCCACCTGGAAG AATGCCATCCGCCACAACCTGAGCCTGCACAAGTGCTTTGTGCGGGTGGAGAGCGAGAAGGGGGCTGTGTGGACCGTGGATGAGTTGGAGTTCCGCAAGAAACGGAGCCAGAGGCCAAGCAGGTGTTCCAACCCTACACCTGGCCCCTGA
- the FOXP3 gene encoding forkhead box protein P3 isoform X1 — protein sequence MCDSFPLLFTQPALGQGPDAQPQARQALGPFLGPWPIPRSLTQLEGCAQSLRPAGGPGPWGNLPGPRSSRRGSCLLFLLEPYATIAAAAAHTAPSHGGTLRGTAGPLAPLTGTPPGQATFHAPGMDGEWAGRREQVGELWGRTPSQAEPQPTCAPQLSTVDAHARTPVLQVHPLESPAMISLPPPTTATGVFSLKARPGLPPGINVASLEWVSREPALLCTFPNPGAPRKDSTLSAMPQSSYPLLANGVCKWPGCEKVFEEPEDFLKHCQADHLLDEKGRAQCLLQREMVQSLEQQLVLEKEKLSAMQAHLAGKMALTKASSVASSDKGSCCIVAAGSQGSAVPAWSGPREAPDSLFAVRRHLWGSHGNSTFPEFLHNMDYFKFHNMRPPFTYATLIRWAILEAPEKQRTLNEIYHWFTRMFAFFRNHPATWKNAIRHNLSLHKCFVRVESEKGAVWTVDELEFRKKRSQRPSRCSNPTPGP from the exons ATGTGTGACTCCTTTCCCCTATTGTTTACACAGCCTGCCCTTGGACAAGGACCCGATGCCCAACCCCAGGCCAGGCAAGCCCTCGGCCCCTTCCTTGGCCCTTGGCCCATCCCCAGGAGCCTCACCCAGCTGGAGGGCTGCGCCCAAAGCCTCAGACCTGCTGGGGGCCCGGGGCCCTGGGGGAATCTTCCAGGGCCGAGATCTTCGAGGCGGGGCTcatgcctcctcttcctccttgaaCCCTATGCCACCATCGCAGCTGCAG CTGCCCACACTGCCCCTAGTCATGGTGGCACCCTCCGGGGCACGGCTGGGCCCCTTGCCCCACTTACAGGCACTCCTCCAGGACAGGCCACATTTCATGCACCAGGTATGGACGGTGaatgggcagggaggagggagcaggTGGGAGAACTGTGGGGAAGGACCCCAAGCCAGGCTGAACCACAGCCCACATGTGCCCCCCAGCTCTCAACGGTGGATGCCCACGCCCGGACCCCTGTGCTGCAGGTGCACCCCCTGGAGAGCCCAGCCATGATCAGCCTCCCACCACCCACCACTGCCACTGGGGTCTTCTCCCTCAAGGCCCGGCCTGGCCTCCCACCTG GGATCAACGTGGCCAGCCTGGAATGGGTGTCCAGGGAACCAGCACTGCTCTGCACCTTCCCAAATCCTGGTGCACCCAGGAAGGACAG CACCCTTTCGGCCATGCCCCAGAGCTCCTACCCACTGCTGGCAAATGGTGTCTGCAAGTGGCCCGGATGTGAGAAGGTCTTCGAAGAGCCAGAGGACTTCCTCAA GCACTGCCAAGCAGACCATCTTCTGGATGAGAAGGGCAGGGCACAATGTCTCCTCCAGAGAGAGATGGTACAGTCTCTGGAGCAGCAG CTGGTGCTGGAGAAGGAGAAGCTGAGTGCTATGCAGGCCCACCTGGCTGGGAAAATGGCACTGACCAAGGCTTCATCTGTG GCATCATCTGACAAGGGCTCCTGCTGCATTGTAGCTGCTGGCAGCCAAGGCAGTGCCGTCCCAGCCTGGTCTGGCCCCCGGGAGGCCCCTGACAGCCTGTTTGCTGTGCGGAGGCACCTGTGGGGTAGCCATGGAAACAGCACATTCCCAG AGTTCCTTCACAACATGGACTACTTCAAGTTCCACAATATGCGACCCCCTTTCACCTATGCCACGCTCATCCGCTGG GCCATCCTGGAGGCTCCAGAGAAGCAGCGGACACTCAATGAGATCTACCACTGGTTCACACGCATGTTCGCCTTCTTCAGAAACCATCCTGCCACCTGGAAG AATGCCATCCGCCACAACCTGAGCCTGCACAAGTGCTTTGTGCGGGTGGAGAGCGAGAAGGGGGCTGTGTGGACCGTGGATGAGTTGGAGTTCCGCAAGAAACGGAGCCAGAGGCCAAGCAGGTGTTCCAACCCTACACCTGGCCCCTGA
- the FOXP3 gene encoding forkhead box protein P3 isoform X4, with translation MPNPRPGKPSAPSLALGPSPGASPSWRAAPKASDLLGARGPGGIFQGRDLRGGAHASSSSLNPMPPSQLQLSTVDAHARTPVLQVHPLESPAMISLPPPTTATGVFSLKARPGLPPGINVASLEWVSREPALLCTFPNPGAPRKDSTLSAMPQSSYPLLANGVCKWPGCEKVFEEPEDFLKHCQADHLLDEKGRAQCLLQREMVQSLEQQLVLEKEKLSAMQAHLAGKMALTKASSVASSDKGSCCIVAAGSQGSAVPAWSGPREAPDSLFAVRRHLWGSHGNSTFPEFLHNMDYFKFHNMRPPFTYATLIRWAILEAPEKQRTLNEIYHWFTRMFAFFRNHPATWKVSSSEVAVAGMASSATAARSGQAWGWAYRHIGEEWDVGCWWWLLASEVDAHLLPVPGLPQNAIRHNLSLHKCFVRVESEKGAVWTVDELEFRKKRSQRPSRCSNPTPGP, from the exons ATGCCCAACCCCAGGCCAGGCAAGCCCTCGGCCCCTTCCTTGGCCCTTGGCCCATCCCCAGGAGCCTCACCCAGCTGGAGGGCTGCGCCCAAAGCCTCAGACCTGCTGGGGGCCCGGGGCCCTGGGGGAATCTTCCAGGGCCGAGATCTTCGAGGCGGGGCTcatgcctcctcttcctccttgaaCCCTATGCCACCATCGCAGCTGCAG CTCTCAACGGTGGATGCCCACGCCCGGACCCCTGTGCTGCAGGTGCACCCCCTGGAGAGCCCAGCCATGATCAGCCTCCCACCACCCACCACTGCCACTGGGGTCTTCTCCCTCAAGGCCCGGCCTGGCCTCCCACCTG GGATCAACGTGGCCAGCCTGGAATGGGTGTCCAGGGAACCAGCACTGCTCTGCACCTTCCCAAATCCTGGTGCACCCAGGAAGGACAG CACCCTTTCGGCCATGCCCCAGAGCTCCTACCCACTGCTGGCAAATGGTGTCTGCAAGTGGCCCGGATGTGAGAAGGTCTTCGAAGAGCCAGAGGACTTCCTCAA GCACTGCCAAGCAGACCATCTTCTGGATGAGAAGGGCAGGGCACAATGTCTCCTCCAGAGAGAGATGGTACAGTCTCTGGAGCAGCAG CTGGTGCTGGAGAAGGAGAAGCTGAGTGCTATGCAGGCCCACCTGGCTGGGAAAATGGCACTGACCAAGGCTTCATCTGTG GCATCATCTGACAAGGGCTCCTGCTGCATTGTAGCTGCTGGCAGCCAAGGCAGTGCCGTCCCAGCCTGGTCTGGCCCCCGGGAGGCCCCTGACAGCCTGTTTGCTGTGCGGAGGCACCTGTGGGGTAGCCATGGAAACAGCACATTCCCAG AGTTCCTTCACAACATGGACTACTTCAAGTTCCACAATATGCGACCCCCTTTCACCTATGCCACGCTCATCCGCTGG GCCATCCTGGAGGCTCCAGAGAAGCAGCGGACACTCAATGAGATCTACCACTGGTTCACACGCATGTTCGCCTTCTTCAGAAACCATCCTGCCACCTGGAAGGTGAGCTCCTCTGAGGTGGCGGTGGCTGGGATGGCCTCAAGTGCCACCGCAGCTCGAAGTGggcaggcctggggctgggcttataggcatatTGGGGAGGAATGGGATGTGGGTTGCTGGTGGTGGCTGCTGGCCTCAGAGGTTGACGCTCACCTGCTCCCTGTCCCCGGCCTTCCACAGAATGCCATCCGCCACAACCTGAGCCTGCACAAGTGCTTTGTGCGGGTGGAGAGCGAGAAGGGGGCTGTGTGGACCGTGGATGAGTTGGAGTTCCGCAAGAAACGGAGCCAGAGGCCAAGCAGGTGTTCCAACCCTACACCTGGCCCCTGA
- the FOXP3 gene encoding forkhead box protein P3 isoform X2 → MCPATVIPASLPLDKDPMPNPRPGKPSAPSLALGPSPGASPSWRAAPKASDLLGARGPGGIFQGRDLRGGAHASSSSLNPMPPSQLQLSTVDAHARTPVLQVHPLESPAMISLPPPTTATGVFSLKARPGLPPGINVASLEWVSREPALLCTFPNPGAPRKDSTLSAMPQSSYPLLANGVCKWPGCEKVFEEPEDFLKHCQADHLLDEKGRAQCLLQREMVQSLEQQLVLEKEKLSAMQAHLAGKMALTKASSVASSDKGSCCIVAAGSQGSAVPAWSGPREAPDSLFAVRRHLWGSHGNSTFPEFLHNMDYFKFHNMRPPFTYATLIRWAILEAPEKQRTLNEIYHWFTRMFAFFRNHPATWKVSSSEVAVAGMASSATAARSGQAWGWAYRHIGEEWDVGCWWWLLASEVDAHLLPVPGLPQNAIRHNLSLHKCFVRVESEKGAVWTVDELEFRKKRSQRPSRCSNPTPGP, encoded by the exons ATGTGCCCAGCTACCGTGATTCCAGCCAG CCTGCCCTTGGACAAGGACCCGATGCCCAACCCCAGGCCAGGCAAGCCCTCGGCCCCTTCCTTGGCCCTTGGCCCATCCCCAGGAGCCTCACCCAGCTGGAGGGCTGCGCCCAAAGCCTCAGACCTGCTGGGGGCCCGGGGCCCTGGGGGAATCTTCCAGGGCCGAGATCTTCGAGGCGGGGCTcatgcctcctcttcctccttgaaCCCTATGCCACCATCGCAGCTGCAG CTCTCAACGGTGGATGCCCACGCCCGGACCCCTGTGCTGCAGGTGCACCCCCTGGAGAGCCCAGCCATGATCAGCCTCCCACCACCCACCACTGCCACTGGGGTCTTCTCCCTCAAGGCCCGGCCTGGCCTCCCACCTG GGATCAACGTGGCCAGCCTGGAATGGGTGTCCAGGGAACCAGCACTGCTCTGCACCTTCCCAAATCCTGGTGCACCCAGGAAGGACAG CACCCTTTCGGCCATGCCCCAGAGCTCCTACCCACTGCTGGCAAATGGTGTCTGCAAGTGGCCCGGATGTGAGAAGGTCTTCGAAGAGCCAGAGGACTTCCTCAA GCACTGCCAAGCAGACCATCTTCTGGATGAGAAGGGCAGGGCACAATGTCTCCTCCAGAGAGAGATGGTACAGTCTCTGGAGCAGCAG CTGGTGCTGGAGAAGGAGAAGCTGAGTGCTATGCAGGCCCACCTGGCTGGGAAAATGGCACTGACCAAGGCTTCATCTGTG GCATCATCTGACAAGGGCTCCTGCTGCATTGTAGCTGCTGGCAGCCAAGGCAGTGCCGTCCCAGCCTGGTCTGGCCCCCGGGAGGCCCCTGACAGCCTGTTTGCTGTGCGGAGGCACCTGTGGGGTAGCCATGGAAACAGCACATTCCCAG AGTTCCTTCACAACATGGACTACTTCAAGTTCCACAATATGCGACCCCCTTTCACCTATGCCACGCTCATCCGCTGG GCCATCCTGGAGGCTCCAGAGAAGCAGCGGACACTCAATGAGATCTACCACTGGTTCACACGCATGTTCGCCTTCTTCAGAAACCATCCTGCCACCTGGAAGGTGAGCTCCTCTGAGGTGGCGGTGGCTGGGATGGCCTCAAGTGCCACCGCAGCTCGAAGTGggcaggcctggggctgggcttataggcatatTGGGGAGGAATGGGATGTGGGTTGCTGGTGGTGGCTGCTGGCCTCAGAGGTTGACGCTCACCTGCTCCCTGTCCCCGGCCTTCCACAGAATGCCATCCGCCACAACCTGAGCCTGCACAAGTGCTTTGTGCGGGTGGAGAGCGAGAAGGGGGCTGTGTGGACCGTGGATGAGTTGGAGTTCCGCAAGAAACGGAGCCAGAGGCCAAGCAGGTGTTCCAACCCTACACCTGGCCCCTGA
- the FOXP3 gene encoding forkhead box protein P3 isoform X8, giving the protein MPNPRPGKPSAPSLALGPSPGASPSWRAAPKASDLLGARGPGGIFQGRDLRGGAHASSSSLNPMPPSQLQLSTVDAHARTPVLQVHPLESPAMISLPPPTTATGVFSLKARPGLPPGINVASLEWVSREPALLCTFPNPGAPRKDSTLSAMPQSSYPLLANGVCKWPGCEKVFEEPEDFLKHCQADHLLDEKGRAQCLLQREMVQSLEQQLVLEKEKLSAMQAHLAGKMALTKASSVASSDKGSCCIVAAGSQGSAVPAWSGPREAPDSLFAVRRHLWGSHGNSTFPEFLHNMDYFKFHNMRPPFTYATLIRWAILEAPEKQRTLNEIYHWFTRMFAFFRNHPATWKNAIRHNLSLHKCFVRVESEKGAVWTVDELEFRKKRSQRPSRCSNPTPGP; this is encoded by the exons ATGCCCAACCCCAGGCCAGGCAAGCCCTCGGCCCCTTCCTTGGCCCTTGGCCCATCCCCAGGAGCCTCACCCAGCTGGAGGGCTGCGCCCAAAGCCTCAGACCTGCTGGGGGCCCGGGGCCCTGGGGGAATCTTCCAGGGCCGAGATCTTCGAGGCGGGGCTcatgcctcctcttcctccttgaaCCCTATGCCACCATCGCAGCTGCAG CTCTCAACGGTGGATGCCCACGCCCGGACCCCTGTGCTGCAGGTGCACCCCCTGGAGAGCCCAGCCATGATCAGCCTCCCACCACCCACCACTGCCACTGGGGTCTTCTCCCTCAAGGCCCGGCCTGGCCTCCCACCTG GGATCAACGTGGCCAGCCTGGAATGGGTGTCCAGGGAACCAGCACTGCTCTGCACCTTCCCAAATCCTGGTGCACCCAGGAAGGACAG CACCCTTTCGGCCATGCCCCAGAGCTCCTACCCACTGCTGGCAAATGGTGTCTGCAAGTGGCCCGGATGTGAGAAGGTCTTCGAAGAGCCAGAGGACTTCCTCAA GCACTGCCAAGCAGACCATCTTCTGGATGAGAAGGGCAGGGCACAATGTCTCCTCCAGAGAGAGATGGTACAGTCTCTGGAGCAGCAG CTGGTGCTGGAGAAGGAGAAGCTGAGTGCTATGCAGGCCCACCTGGCTGGGAAAATGGCACTGACCAAGGCTTCATCTGTG GCATCATCTGACAAGGGCTCCTGCTGCATTGTAGCTGCTGGCAGCCAAGGCAGTGCCGTCCCAGCCTGGTCTGGCCCCCGGGAGGCCCCTGACAGCCTGTTTGCTGTGCGGAGGCACCTGTGGGGTAGCCATGGAAACAGCACATTCCCAG AGTTCCTTCACAACATGGACTACTTCAAGTTCCACAATATGCGACCCCCTTTCACCTATGCCACGCTCATCCGCTGG GCCATCCTGGAGGCTCCAGAGAAGCAGCGGACACTCAATGAGATCTACCACTGGTTCACACGCATGTTCGCCTTCTTCAGAAACCATCCTGCCACCTGGAAG AATGCCATCCGCCACAACCTGAGCCTGCACAAGTGCTTTGTGCGGGTGGAGAGCGAGAAGGGGGCTGTGTGGACCGTGGATGAGTTGGAGTTCCGCAAGAAACGGAGCCAGAGGCCAAGCAGGTGTTCCAACCCTACACCTGGCCCCTGA